TGTGTCATGGCTAGCATTCGGACTCTCGCGAGCACAGGAACGCTCTTCATCGATTTTCGCTATGAAGGGAAGCGTTGTCGTGAATACACGCGGCTGGAAGACACTCCCGCGAACCGCAAGAAGCTCATGCGACTCGTACAGCGTCTTGAAACGGATCTTGCCGCTGGCACCTTCGACTACGCCAGCTTCTTCCCTGGCAGCAAGAAGAACTCAAAAGCCCACGGAGGCCGGGTAGAAGCGCAAGCGGTCGTCACAGTCGCTCCGCCTTTGCCGGCTGCGATGCCTATCGGGGCACCGTTTGCTGCAGGCTTGGGCGGATAGCCTTGGTACAGATAGGGCGCAGCCACTGCCGCGCTGATGAGGCAAACGTGCTTCAACACGGCGCTTACCGCGTTACCCCGCTTGTATGAATTCCTGATGGCGCTCTCGAGCAAGCTGGTAGCCGCGTGGGCGGATCGGGCT
This genomic window from Thauera humireducens contains:
- a CDS encoding Arm DNA-binding domain-containing protein; translated protein: MASIRTLASTGTLFIDFRYEGKRCREYTRLEDTPANRKKLMRLVQRLETDLAAGTFDYASFFPGSKKNSKAHGGRVEAQAVVTVAPPLPAAMPIGAPFAAGLGG